In Mercenaria mercenaria strain notata unplaced genomic scaffold, MADL_Memer_1 contig_1631, whole genome shotgun sequence, the following are encoded in one genomic region:
- the LOC128551749 gene encoding P-selectin-like, with the protein MYQVSNEVEGHYAKSVTDCGTLDVKEHTNLSMNEQNYHIYGNSGAHIQCDTGYEFPDHSNTTTVKCLDTGDWRNVPLCQPKDCGTFNVTGHTQLSSNEQNYHIYGNSGAHIKLRKDCGTLDVTEHKNLSMNEQNYHIYGNSGAHIHATPAMSFPIPVIVRQKDKCLITDAWNIITSCQGRSIDNVMFRYQDCGTLDVKENTNLSLNEQNYHIYGNSGAHIQCDTGYEFPDHSNTTTVKCLDTGVWSNVPICQPKDCGTFNVTGHKQLSSNEQNYHIYGNSGAHIHCVKGYEFPDHTNSTTVKCLETGAWSTVPTCQPKDCGTLDVKEHTNLSMNEQNYHIYGNSGAHIQCDTGYEFPDHSSTTSVKCLDTGVWSNVPLCQPKGAIFLCGQRGYEFPNHTNTTTVKCLETGAWSTVPTCQPKDCGTLDVKEHTNLSMNEQNYHIYGNSGAHIQCDTGYEFPDHSNTTTVKCLDTGVWSNVPLCQPKDCGTLDVKEHTNLSMNERNYHIYGNSGAHIQCDTGYEFPDHSNSTTVKCLDTGVWSNVPLCQPKDCGTFKVTGHTQLSSNEQNYHKYGNSGAHIHCVKGYEFPDHRNTTTVKCLETGAWSTLPTCQPKDCGTLDVKEHTNLSMNEQNYHIYGNSGAHIQCDTGYEFPDHSNSTTVKCLDTGVWSNIPLCQPKDCGTLDLTDHTNLSNNEENYHIYGNSGAHIQCDTGYEFPDHRNTTTVKCLDTGVWSNVPLCQPKACTNIAE; encoded by the exons ATGTATCAAGTCAGTAATGAAGTGGAAGGTCACTATGCTAAATCTGTAACTG ATTGTGGAACATTAGATGTGAAAGAGCACACAAACCTGTCAATGAACGAACAGAACTATCATATATATGGCAATTCAGGAGCTCATATTCAGTGCGACACTGGCTATGAGTTTCCCGATCACAGTAATACTACGACAGTAAAATGTCTTGACACAGGTGATTGGAGAAATGTACCCTTATGTCAGCCTAAAG ATTGTGGAACATTTAACGTGACAGGTCATACACAATTGTCTTCTAATGAACAGAACTATCATATATATGGCAATTCAGGAGCTCATATTAAATTGCGCAAAG ATTGTGGAACATTAGATGTGACAGAGCATAAAAACCTGTCAATGAACGAACAGAACTATCATATATATGGCAATTCAGGAGCTCATATTCATGCGACACCGGCTATGAGTTTCCCGATCCCCGTAATAGTACGACA aaaagataAGTGCCTCATCACAGACGCTTGGAATATAATAACCTCATGCCAGGGCAGAAGTATTGATAATGTAATGTTTAGATATCAAG ATTGTGGAACATTAGATGTGAAAGAGAACACAAACCTGTCACTGAACGAACAGAACTATCATATATATGGCAATTCAGGAGCTCATATTCAGTGCGACACTGGCTATGAGTTTCCCGATCACAGTAATACTACGACAGTAAAATGTCTTGACACAGGTGTTTGGAGCAATGTACCCATATGTCAACCTAAAG ATTGTGGAACATTTAACGTGACAGGTCATAAACAATTGTCTTCTAATGAACAGAACTATCATATATATGGCAATTCAGGAGCTCATATTCATTGCGTCAAAGGTTATGAATTTCCCGATCACACAAATTCTACTACAGTTAAATGCCTTGAGACAGGTGCTTGGAGCACAGTACCCACATGTCAGCCTAAAG ATTGTGGAACATTAGATGTGAAAGAGCACACAAACCTGTCAATGAACGAACAGAACTATCATATATATGGCAATTCAGGAGCTCATATTCAGTGCGACACTGGGTATGAGTTTCCCGATCACAGTAGTACTACGTCAGTAAAATGTCTTGACACAGGTGTTTGGAGCAATGTACCCTTATGTCAGCCTAAAG GAGCTATATTTCTTTGCGGTCAAAGGGGATATGAATTTCCCAATCACACTAATACTACTACAGTTAAATGCCTTGAGACAGGTGCTTGGAGTACAGTGCCAACATGTCAGCCTAAAG ATTGTGGAACATTAGATGTGAAAGAGCACACAAACCTGTCAATGAACGAACAGAACTATCATATATATGGCAATTCAGGAGCTCATATTCAGTGCGACACTGGCTATGAGTTTCCCGATCACAGTAATACTACGACAGTAAAATGTCTTGACACAGGTGTTTGGAGCAATGTACCCTTATGTCAGCCTAAAG ATTGTGGAACATTAGATGTGAAAGAGCACACAAACCTGTCAATGAACGAACGGAACTATCACATATATGGCAATTCAGGAGCTCATATTCAGTGCGACACTGGCTATGAGTTTCCCGATCACAGTAATAGTACGACAGTAAAATGTCTTGACACAGGTGTTTGGAGCAATGTACCCTTATGTCAGCCTAAAG ATTGTGGAACATTTAAGGTGACAGGTCATACACAACTGTCTTCTAATGAACAGAACTATCATAAATATGGCAATTCAGGAGCTCATATTCATTGCGTCAAAGGTTATGAATTTCCCGATCACAGAAATACTACTACAGTTAAATGCCTTGAGACAGGTGCTTGGAGCACATTGCCCACATGTCAGCCTAAAG ATTGTGGAACATTAGATGTGAAAGAGCACACAAACCTGTCAATGAACGAACAGAACTATCATATATATGGCAATTCAGGAGCTCATATTCAATGCGACACTGGCTATGAGTTTCCCGATCACAGTAATAGTACGACAGTAAAATGTCTTGACACAGGTGTTTGGAGCAATATACCCTTATGTCAGCCTAAAG